The genomic window GCTGGCCCACCTCACTCCGCCAGGGACGAAATCTTCAGCGAAGCCATCGCTACTGGACGCACACGGGCGTCCAGTCCAATAGGATTCGCCGCATGGTCTTTCTTCCGTTCATGTGATTACAATTCCGCTCCGATTATTAAGAACTAATTGCACAAACCGAGTTGAAAGTTGACATTTAATAGTATTGGAAGCCCCCACCCATAATCACCCCATAAATATCCATTGTCCGAAAATATAATGGGGACATAAAGGGAAACAAAAAGGAAACAAGGAACCAATGAATGCAGCCGGTACTCAGGCGGTAGGCAACAACGATGGTGCGAACGACGAAGCGCCGTGGACGATAAAGAAGAGCCGCCGTAAGAAGACGATAAGAGCGGCAGCGGCGATGCGCAGCGAGGACAACAACGAAAGTGAAGTCGGCGGTGACGGGTCGGCGACACGAGAGAGAAACAGATCTTAGAAACAGATCAAAAGTGTATTAGAAAACACTAAAAATTCAAGGactaaagagaaaaaaagaaaaaccaaaaaggaGAACCAGAAACCAGAAATCACGAGAGTGCCCCTCCGCCCGACAAGTGTCGCGTGGAGAGCGCCCCGGAAAAGTCTCAGCAGCGCTACGCACGTAACACTTGTCGCGCGCGGAGCGTTCCCCAACTAACCGTTGGCAGAAGCGCTCCTCAACTTGTGATTTCGTTAAAGTCCTAGGTAGAGTGGCATGTCTTTTTTTAATAAGAAAATCAACATCTTTTAAAAAAACATCAACCAAATTTTTGTGACATATGCTGAACAATTTTAAAAATACGTTGAACATTTTgttaatatacattgaacatttccTTATATATAAGATGAACATTTTGTAAGACATGGTGAACTCTTTGTATTATAcacaaaaaagagaagaaaaataaataaacagaaaTAAGAAACCAtaataaaaaaatcataagatAAATAAATCTGAAATAGAGAAAGAAAAAACTGAAACACAAACCTGGAAGACAAGGGAAAAACTAGAGCAGCAGAAAGCGACTGAAAAAAAGAACAAACAGTGGATGCGCGTACATGGGCTGGCCCACCTCACTCCGCCACGGAGGAAATCTTCAGCGAAGCCATCGCTACTGGACGCGGGGGACCTCCTATACGCCGCATATTGCGGCAAATGGAGCGCACGCCGCACAGGGATcgacgactgggccggcccagtacaaCCGAAGTTGAACGCAATACAACACGACGCAAAACCCCCAAGAAAAAGAGGTTTTTGTGGGACTCGAACACGTGATCAGGCATTTTTACCTGCATCCAGCTAGCCACTAGTGCTCACGACGGCAGTAAACAAATGCTTAGAACACACGTTTAAGAACAAACAATGGAGTCGGTTGATCTTAAAAGAAAGACAATGGAAGCAGATTTGAAACATTTATTCATTTTTTCACTGTTTCTTGGAAATTACGAACAATTTTGAGATTCCTACTTTTGCAAAGGAAAATATTTATTTTCAACTTGACCAAAATTTATAATTTTTGAACATATTTCAAAAAATCGTAAAGCAACCGTGAACAATTTTAAAAGTCCTGAACATTATTTACAAACGGCGAACACTTTTTGACAAgtacgaacattttttcaaaacatgAACAAATTTAGAAACACcaaacactttttttggaaaaaGGAGAAAAGCATAACACGAACAAAAAATTAAaaacgtgaacaatttttgaaatccgaactttttcaaaaaagaaaacaaaatttaaAGTTTTTGGAtatacaaacattttttgaatctgtgttttttttggaaaagggaaaattattgaaattccaaacaaattatgaaatccatgaacattttttgaatctggaacaaaatttgaaaaacataaacattttttgaaaattctgaatTTTCTTTGAAaccgggaacattttttgaatttatgattcCTTTTGTAAAAtggaaatattttttgaatttgtgaacaaaatctaaaaaacaagaacattttttgaaatttaaaatttttttaaataaacttgaaaaagaaaaaaagtaaaacaaaaaaggaaacataaaaaagaaaagaaaaaggaaaaagaagagaaatagaaaaaaggaaaacaaaaaagaaactgaaaaagaaaaggccggttcaggaaccttctaaaaagttcccaaaaccagaaaaaaaacCGGCTGAATGAAACGCTAAAATGGGCCGGCCAAAGCGGCGACAGCTTGCCGCAACGAGCGGCGAGTAGGATTTTCCGCACACGGGCGTCCAATAGGATTCGCCGTTGCGCAGCGTATAGGATCTCCGATGGCCGAGCGAACCAAAACCGCAACGGTGCGAaggaactgggccaaggcccacgcAGACGCGCCCTATGCGCTGCTGCGCCAACTGGCGCATAAGGGCGCCGAAGAGAGGAGCGCTCTGGAAACGCCGCCGCTATCCGCAACTGCGCCTCCACGCGCAAACCCTCTCGAATCTGCTTACAGCCATGTCCAGGCTCCTGGAGGGCGACGACACCAGGCTTCCGGTAATTTCCGCCACACCTTAAATGTTCTTCTATATTTTCACTGTAGTTTTTTTGAGAGAAGCAAATCATTTTTCCGGATCTGAGTCACTTTGAGCTTTCAGATCTCACGGATTCGTTTGTTTATTACAATAAAAAAGAAAAATCGAGTGAGTTTGTGTGCTCCTATACTAAGACAGAGACCGTGTCCGGGAAGGATCCTAAACAGACCGCGTAGACCGTGTTCGAATTCATCCATCGAACACGCAAAATATTTATATATATACTATGTATATCTGTGTTTTTTCGTGTCAGCAAAGCCAGTGCCGAATCTAAGTAtatattttgttttgtttgttgctacATGGACTTGAAGAGGGTTGATGATACCTTTACACAAAAGACGGTTAATGATGCGAGAAAGAGGAAGTGGAGGATGCCACAGAGGAAGCAAACGAAGAGGTCTGGACATCCTGCAGGCGAGGAATTGTTGGACGAGATGGTGTGGGAGATCTTAATCCGGCTGCCTGTGGAGTCGCTGGCTAGGATCAAGTTGGTTAGCAAGGTCTGGTACACCATTATCTCCCAACCTGTTTTTGTTCGTGCACACCTCCAATGCTCCAAACAGAAACAACATCACAATCCGTCTTCCTTCCTCATCACCCCCCAgatttatctactccctccgtcccaaaataagtgtcttgagcttagtacaaatttgtatttgtactagagctagtacaaagttgagacacttattttgggacggagggagtacattccaATCCCTCAGGCATTTTTTCCACCAACATCCGTTTCTTCCAGTGGTCTTTACAAGAAGATGATTTGCCAAAAGTAGCAACAAAAGTTGGAATGAGTCATAGTAGTAGCGCAATGCTTCTTCACGGGAGGCACTTCCCGGCTGGCAAGTTTGGGTTGGTGTCCCAGATGGCACACTGCGATGGGTTGGTGCTGCTCCCTACAGACACCAATGCTTATGTCTTCAACCCGGCCACTAGAGATGGCATTGCTCTGCCGAGGAGTCATCACAACGTGTTGCAACGTCTCGTATGCCTTCCCATTGGTTTGGGCCTTGATGTTTCCACTGGCACATATAAGGTTGCACGGTCTTTCTTCCGTTCATGTGATTACAATTCCGTTGCAATGGGGATGGAGGTCATCACCATTAATTGCCGAGAGGGGTCTTGGAGGGAAACCTTGGTGGATCCACCGTACCTTATCCTTTGTCCGCAAACTGCCATACACTGCAAGGGGTGTCTATTCTATTTCATCGATAGGGAAAATCAGCCATGCTCCCCACAGGGGCTGCTTCGTTTCAGCCTTCAAGACGAAACTTTCGGCATCACTCTGTTGCTTAACAACCTCTACCCTACAGTTGAAGATGAAGATATTGTTATCCATGAGCTTGGTGGGGAATGCGCTACTTTCTTCTGCAAGAGTATGCAACGAGTATTGATCTGGATGACAAGAGATATATTGGTCCCGGAATGGGAATGTCACTATGTAATGAATGTTTCAGACCAGTGCTTGCCAATGGCCTCACTTAGCAATGGCGAGATTCTTCTACGGAGAGGCCATTGTCTCTTCCGTTattacatgaaggatcatggtgTAAAAGAAAACGACATGTTCGATATCGATGAGCTAAGGTTCCTTGGGCCTAGTGAAGACACATTGGGACATGCatgggaaaatttattttggttcGACCTACTCTATTACACGCCAAGTCTTGTTCCAGTTACTCCTAAGGCGAGCTTACATGCCTCATAAGACCATGTACACTGCAAGGTGTTTAGAGAAGTGCTTGTATAAATAAATTGTTTTTTCCCTTAAGTACCGGTGCTTGTTTCTATAGCAGAGGTGTCTAAGTAAGTGTCTGTGCTCAACAAATAAGCAGCAACGGTGCTTAAGAGAAATTGGCTTATTTTTTACGCACCTCTCTAAGCATCTTGCGCTGTTCAGGCCTGATGTGTTTGCTTGTCTGTCTACTCATGCCTACCTATTTAATGGATCATTGAACCTCTCTCTCGAGGTTTTGTTTCAAGGGAAGAACGTTGAAGATCAATTCTGTTTAATGTTGTATTTGTTTCAAGTGAAGAACGTTGAAGATCAATTCTGTTTAATGTTGTATTGGCACTTAAACGATGCTTTGTTTTGTGCATGTTAATTTTCTGCTGTTTCCAAAGAAACTCTGCCAGCTAATCTTATCGTTGTCTtgggttgtactccctccgtccgaaaatacttgtcccgaccttgtccctcaaatggatgtatttaCCACTAACTTGATGTTAGATAGATCCATTTGGGGGACAAATTTTTTCGGACGGGGGGAGTAATAGCCAAGGGTGCTTTGCTAGCATCCAGTTTCAGATTCTGCAAGTTTCTAATTCCATTTCTTTGTCGAGCTCATTCTCTTTTGAATCAGTACAATGTAAATTTATAAGCAATGCAAAATAGCTGTGAAAAACGGtagttgctgttggaaatattctaactACTCCATccttaaagaaatataagagtgtttacagCACTACTTTAGTaatataaacgctcttatatttctttacagagggagtagtttgtaGAATAAAtaaaaccacagaaaaagaatggATGCAGCTCTTTTATCTGTTCTGTCTGGTACGGTGCTATTTTGAGCCCCAAACGGCAAAATGTGGAAAGAGAGTTCAAGTATTTAGAAAGAATTATATCGACTGCAATATGCTCCAAAACGCAGCCTTAGCATTTGTCACTATCTGCCCTGTAATCGAGGTTCATCAGCTCATGTACAGATACACGTGGTCATGCTTCCAAACGATAAGGTCATCCCCCTAAACGACATGGTGTCATACTGGAGTCAGCCATTCAACTGTGCCTGCATCCACTTCAAAACAAATTTGATTAAATCAGACAAATTTCATCAAACGCCACGGAATTTACTAAAATTTGGACATAATTTGCCGATATTTTCTCCGTTTAACCAAAAAGTTAAAAAAAACCTAGGAGGCTAACTTGTAGCAGATGGTGGCCTCGTACATGTGGTAGCCTTGGATGGCTGCACCGCCGTTGTTGTCCATGCTATCGTTGTCGAAGTTATAGTCCTTCCAGCAACGAAAGGGCTCGAGAGCCTTGCCCGGCCGCTACCTCGTGCTTGTGGAGGAGTCGCTCTACTTCCTCCTTTGTCGTGCGAAGGGCCACCGCCGCCAATGCTGACCCCGACCGTGGTGCCTTGGCGGCGCCCTTGCCCATGCAACCGAAGGCGGAGGTGTCGCTTGGCGACCACTTCTTGGCGATCTCTCGTCGAGCTAGCGTCGTCTTCTTAGCAGTGGTGACAGACCGGTCCCTACCCCAGGCCTTGTATTTCCTCATTGCTTTGCGGTCGGTGAAGACGACCCCTATATGAAAAACTTGTTGTGCGACACTCGCGGATGAACCCGGTGCATCACCGCGAGCGACACGTGTGGACCTCCTCGTGAACATCTACAAAATAATTTTCAGTCCAATATAATGATACAATACTGATCCTATGGTAATCACAACATCATACTCCTCTAAACACATCAAAGAATTCAAGCCAAAGCCAAAATTTAGATGAAAAATAGGCATACCCTAGTCATGGCAATGCTAGGCACAAAGAACACGGATTCGCGAAAAATAATGTGCAATTCAGTTAAGAGTAGCAAATTTAATTTACACATGCAATTCAGTTAAGACTAGCcgcaatgggtagtaacatagagggcatgttactactctatgttactacctctatagtgggaagtaacatatgtgtggtaacatgcaacacttcatttattagactatagactcatcttgccttgatatgtgtgatgttattcATACTAGTAGtaaggctggtcacagtggggaggaacttaggagtaacatcacacacttcaatacaactttgcttatgtggcacgtatttaatgaagagagagatgcttgtggtaactagctaagttaccggaacatcacacactccaagaaacaatgagtctataacctaataaatacatcgttgcatgacactacatagatgttcctacccactatggaggtagtaacatagtctagggaagtgtgaagttactagcttatgttcttgcccattgtgaccagcctaactagctatgttaccacatggcTCTCTTACTTCATTTATTGCTTGcaacatcatctattttatctagatatgtgtgatgttattacctatgttactcccattgtgggtagtctaatAGTAGCAAGTTCAGTTAACAGCAGCAAATTCATTTAACTATAGCAACTTCAGTTAACAATTGCAAATTCAGTTAACAATAGCAAATTCAATTAACACTTGTAATTTAGTTAACAGTAGCAAGTTTAGTTAACACTAGTAATTTAGTTAAAGGTACCAAATTCAGTTAACACTAGTAATTCAGTTTACACTaacaaattcagttaacagtagcaaattcagttaacagtagcAAGTtcagtttactactactactacccacATTGAGTTAAAATGAATTCAGTAAACTACTTAACATGAGAGCACATTCAATTGCAGAGCACATTCATTAAACAATAAGGAAATCAAATATTATCTGCTTAGCACAACCATAGAATCGTCTACCCGTGTTATGCCATCAAATGCAACACATTTCTTGCCCCTAAACTGGTGAAGCTTGCATTTCATTTGGGGGGCAGTCATGACCCACAGAAGGAAGCATGAATGGTGGTATCAGGATTCTCCTGCATTGACAAGAAGCATTAGGCACAGAGGAGAGGCAGAGAAGGGAGGATCTAAAATGTGAGACTCTGCAAATCCTAatacccaaaccctaaccctaaccctcacTGAAACTAGTGTAGAATACATACCAACACATCCAGGTCCACGCCAGTGTAGGTCAACTCCTCGTCCTCGCTGTTGTCCTCCAGATCTAACCAAGAAGCCATTGCGGGGGCGATGACGACGAGGTTGAGCGGCGCCCGCGCAGAGAGGAGCGAGAGCGAGTGCAagggagggagagtgagagcgagcAAAAGTGAGAAGAGGAGCATTGTTTCCTTTTTGATGACCGACCGACCGGCTCGACCGGTCTGATCGTTAACGGCCGTTACTGCTTGCACTGTCCACCATTAGCCACGCGACCACTTTGCCATGTCAAAACAAGCttatttttttactgttttttgcCACTGTCAGATTTTTGGTTCGGTGTTGTCTGCCATGAAACGTAAAGTGGTTGTTTTGGCTAATCATGACATAAATGTGGTGGTTCTGTGGATTTAACTCGCAATACGGACCTCCCATGACTTTTGTCTCAAAAGTCCAGCCTCTGCCCTTGTATCCCAGATCAACGAAATTACATAGGTCCACCGCTTCACGTAAACCCGCAAGTTGAGCTGGCCTCTGCACTCCCGGCCCGACATGTTCACTGACGTGTAAGATTTCTTTGAAGTATGGAGGCAATTGTTGCATGAAATTTTTTCCCTACGAAttcacccaagatctaatctaggtGATGCTATCAACGAgtgggagtgtgtctacatacccttgtagaccgaaagcgacaACATTCAAcgaacatggttgatgtagtcgtactcttcacaaTCTAATCCAATCGAGCGCCGCATGAATGGCACCTCTGAGTTATGCACACGTGCGGCTTAGTGGCGtatcctccttgatccagcaagcgagagCGAGAGAGGTAGATGGGATCTAGGCCAGcagatggcgtggtggtggtggaggatttTCTGCAGGGCTTCGCAAAGCAACTGCGGTGGAGGAAGTAGAAGGAGAAAGAGAGGGTGGCGCTTGGGCTTTGGGTGGTGGCGACAGGTCCCTCCCCTCTCTTTATATAGGGGGTGAGGGGTACATAATGAGTGATATTTTTAAACTCATTTACCCTTTGTTTAAACCGATATATTTCATTAAAAGTGAGATATTCGCTCTgatattgctactaatgactaatgaatgcaaaggattccaaAAATTCTCTCTCTAATGTGTTTCCACAGGAAATGGGTAAGATATGGACGAAATCAAGTGAGAACATGGAAAGAAGTAAACGAGGAATAAGGAGAAATCAGGAGGAGGCGCACTGGAAGCCATCGAGCAAAAGACGGTGTTTCATATGACCGCGACCGCTCGCATGAGCGGTCGTATGGTGTGGATTCTGAGGCTCCTTGTCCACCTGAAAAACTTGTATAAAGGGGACCACACCGAAATGTCAACAGAACATTCGCGAGCGAAGCCAGAACAGAGTCATCTTCATCCCTCTTCACAAACCCTAGTCGCTGCCATTTCCATCTACATAGCACCATCACCACCATAGTGCTTCCTCTTTACatcatacttgtaatcgtgcatcgcacaaggcatccattgtaagacatattatcaatcaatcTCCATGATAGTCTTCAATATGTTCTTCATGCGATCTGATATCCATGTCTGAATAGTTtggtaaggtatgggttgaggtAAAGGCCTTGCAACCCTCTGTATTTGTTGCGGGGATCAATGGAAGTGCTTTGAATTAACGGCTCCAATATGTGAAATAGAAGTTTTCCGTAGATGTCTCTTATCTGGTTTGCGTTCTTCATCCCTccaggtacccaggatcatggagaaCAAACCACAAAGAGGCTAAGGGCAAGGAGACTGTGAAGTATTATTCTGAACACCAGTGATAGGAGGGTTTAGTACGGTAACATGGATCCAATCCTTGGGGATTCATGAGGTGTAGTCATCAAATGCCCAAAGCCTTGTCTGATTATTATAATCTTAATTATCGAGTTAACCCCACGCGATGGATAGGGCCTTTGGTTCACTTGATTCTTGATGCAGGACACGTGTCGGccaagatgttatttggacacatcccccacctTGGTTCAtaacaagcacatctcgatgggtgacttccaacgcataaattaagatcatatctGGTCACAACACATgcatggttgtaagcattaagacctcatacTCGTACCTCTTTTTATTATAAGTGGTTTAATATAAATTGCTTGATTTGATCCGGTCAAAAGTTGGAATTATTTCTTTGACAAAAGTTTGCTACAGACCATCGCTTCAAGGGAACCTTCCTCTCGCTAGTTCGATAACCCAGGGTCAATTCTTGGGGAAATAGGTGTCGGATACTTTCTGTTCTGTTACAAGATCACTAAAAGGAAGTATCAAGCCCTTTTTTTGGTATTGTTTCCACGGAGGAGTTGAGTGTTCCTAGTCTATGTGTTAAGGTTTAGTTTTTGatgttgtttttttgccttttgTTCTAGTTTAATTTTGTTGCAAGTCTTATCACTTGAAAAACCCAAAAAAGATTACCATGGCTCGTAATCTTGGAAGTTTTGCTACTCCCAACAATAACTTCATGCATGAACCCATAGCACAACCTGAGGTTTGCGGCCGCTGAGTATGAGATCAAACCGAACTTAGTTTCCATGGTTCAACAGGACCAATTTGGAGGCTCTGCTTCTGAAGATGTCGGTATGCACTTGCATAATTTCACTGAATTGTGCAACATGACATGCATTAGAGAATATGACCCCAGATGCCTTGAAGTTGCGTTTATTTCCTTTCTCTCTAAGAGGAAAAGCAAAACAATGGCTTCTAGCTTTACCGAGAGGCAATATAACTTCTT from Triticum aestivum cultivar Chinese Spring chromosome 3B, IWGSC CS RefSeq v2.1, whole genome shotgun sequence includes these protein-coding regions:
- the LOC123069623 gene encoding uncharacterized protein isoform X2, whose protein sequence is MRCCANWRIRAPKRGALWKRRRYPQLRLHAQTLSNLLTAMSRLLEGDDTRLPRVDDTFTQKTVNDARKRKWRMPQRKQTKRSGHPAGEELLDEMVWEILIRLPVESLARIKLVSKLKMKILLSMSLVGNALLSSARVCNEY
- the LOC123069623 gene encoding uncharacterized protein isoform X1, whose product is MSHSSSAMLLHGRHFPAGKFGLVSQMAHCDGLVLLPTDTNAYVFNPATRDGIALPRSHHNVLQRLVCLPIGLGLDVSTGTYKVARSFFRSCDYNSVAMGMEVITINCREGSWRETLVDPPYLILCPQTAIHCKGCLFYFIDRENQPCSPQGLLRFSLQDETFGITLLLNNLYPTVEDEDIVIHELGGECATFFCKSMQRVLIWMTRDILVPEWECHYVMNVSDQCLPMASLSNGEILLRRGHCLFRYYMKDHGVKENDMFDIDELRFLGPSEDTLGHAWENLFWFDLLYYTPSLVPVTPKASLHAS